From one Anabas testudineus chromosome 21, fAnaTes1.2, whole genome shotgun sequence genomic stretch:
- the nifk gene encoding MKI67 FHA domain-interacting nucleolar phosphoprotein produces MTESKADAPTKPAKELLALNPKQDSEFKKKVQEVKKKKSAKGSRLTPGVIYVGHLPEGLSEPELKSYFEQFGKVLRLRLSRSKKTGGSKGYAFVEFDCDEVAKIVAETMNNYLMGERLIKCHVIAPEKVHEKLFVGSQREFKKPSLPAVARYNSKRTAEQVEKMKERLLRKESKLRKRLAAHGIDYDFPGFAAQVPQKKSSSDSINASSCSDDTTPVCTPSLLERRKSMVVDDDADDEIVVKLPAADKDEECSSESEEGESESEDPSEEEAE; encoded by the exons atgactgaaagtaaAGCAGACGCGCCGACTAAGCCGGCGAAAGAACTGCTGGCTTTGAACCCTAAACAGGATTCGGAGTTCAAGAAGAAAGTGCAGgaggtgaagaaaaagaagtcgGCGAAG GGAAGCCGTTTAACCCCAGGAGTGATTTATGTGGGCCACCTGCCGGAGGGACTGTCAGAGCCAGAGCTCAAATCTTACTTTGAACAGTTTGGGAAGGTCCTGAGACTCAGGCTGTCCAGGAGTAAAAAG ACAGGTGGAAGCAAAGGCTATGCATTTGTGGAGTTTGATTGTGATGAAGTAGCAAAGATTGTTGCAGAAACCATGAACAATTACCTCATGGGAGAGAGACTCATCAAAT GTCACGTGATTGCACCAGAGAAAGTGCACGAGAAGCTTTTTGTTGGCTCACAAAGGGAGTTTAAAAAGCCCTCGCTTCCCGCTGTGGCGCGCTACAACAGCAAACGCACAGCCGAACAGGTTGAGAAGATGAAGGAGAGACTCCTGCGCAAAGAATCGAAGCTCCGCAAGAGGCTTGCGGCACATGGCATTGACTATGACTTCCCAGGATTT GCTGCCCAGGTGCCTCAGAAGAAGTCGTCGTCTGACTCCATAAATGCGTCCTCATGTAGTGAT GATACCACGCCAGTGTGCACACCATCCCTCCTGGAGAGGAGGAAGTCTATGGTCGTCGATGACGATGCAGACGACGAGATTGTCGTTAagcttccagctgcagacaAAGACGAAGAGTGCTCCTCGGAGTCCGAGGAGGGGGAATCAGAAAGTGAAGATCCCTCTGAAGAAGAGGCAGAATGA
- the LOC113172848 gene encoding high affinity cGMP-specific 3',5'-cyclic phosphodiesterase 9A: MATKIIYFTVNGRPERAEFPADCPAQDVKDLFRSAAEAGPHDILKLYNPKGNIINISPRLEPNSPNSCYKLEVVAADCNSEPLGAELAGALGFDLSSMEKRLQGLEKKILIEAGETPAVVYEMNKQVDSFREKLESVEHLSWLGLFKDLSEATHKPSPFYHKRTLHKTREECEHVREKFLQMSSLEVSEEVRQYLKTPTFDNWQWEDAEIMVLLQVMYTDLDFIATFNIESDVLQRFLFEVYRRYNNIPFHNFKHCFCVTQMMYGLIWLTDLRSRMDSIDLLIMLTSAVCHDLDHTGYNNAYQINARTELALRYNDISPLENHHCAVAFEILEKTESNIFRNLSMDQYKRIREGIIKCILATDMTRHNDILNKFKSLLPAFDFTNKDHKDVLMMILIKVSDISNEARPMEVAEPWLDCLLQEFYNQSDVEKLEGLPVTPFMDRDKVTKPSSQTGFIRFVLLPLFIELANLFPCLEQHIIDPVRKALDYYTEMEKALEREKQNRAQSENGAKSKETTVGTQSTAESHAEAGPDTSKPDTQ; the protein is encoded by the exons ATGGCAACAAAAATCATCTACTTCACAGTGAATGGCAGACCAGAGCGAGCTGAGTTCCCAGCGGACTGTCCTGCCCAGGACGTCAAAG ATCTGTTCCGCTCTGCAGCAGAGGCAGGACCCCATGACATCCTGAAGCTCTACAACCCCAAGGgcaacatcatcaacatctcCCCAAGACTGGAGCCGAACAGCCCAAACTCCTGCTACAAGCTGGAGGTGGTGGCTGCCGACTGCAACAGTGAGCCACTAG GTGCGGAGCTCGCCGGTGCGCTTGGATTTGACCTCTCATCCATGGAGAAAAG ACTTCAGGGCCTGGAGAAGAAAATCCTAATCGAGGCAGGAGAGACTCCTGCAGTTGTGTACGAGATGAATAAGCAGGTGGATTCCTTCCGTGAAAAACTCGAG AGCGTGGAGCATCTGAGCTGGCTCGGATTGTTCAAAGACCTGTCTGAGGCAACGCACAAGCCCTCCCCATTCTACCACAAGAGGACACTGCATAAAACCAGGGAGGAGTGTGAGCACGTGCGGGAAAAGTTCCTTCAAATGAG CTCTCTTGAGGTATCAGAGGAAGTGAGGCAGTACCTAAAGACCCCAACCTTTGATAACTG gcagTGGGAGGACGCAGAGATCATGGTGCTCCTGCAGGTCATGTACACAGATTTAGATTTCATAGCAACCTTCAACATTGAGTCTGACGTACTGCAGCGGTTCCTGTTCGAAGTCTATCGGAGGTACAACAACATCCCTTTCCACAACTTCaaacactgtttctgtgttacGCAAATG ATGTATGGCTTGATCTGGCTGACTGACCTGAGGAGTAGGATGGACAGCATTGACCTGCTGATCATGCTGACCTCTGCTGTTTGCCACGACCTCGACCACACAGGATACAACAATGCCTATCAG ATAAATGCTCGGACTGAACTTGCGCTGCGCTACAATGACATCTCTCCACTGGAAAACCATCACTGTGCTGTGGCCTTTGAGATCCTGGAGAAG ACAGAGAGCAACATCTTCAGAAATCTGTCCATGGATCAGTACAAACGGATAAGAGAAGGCATCATCAA ATGCATCCTGGCCACTGACATGACGAGGCACAACGACATCCTCAACAAGTTCAAGTCCCTCCTGCCTGCTTTCGACTTCACTAATAAGGACCACAAAGATGTG CTGATGATGATCCTGATCAAAGTGAGTGACATATCCAACGAGGCACGACCCATGGAGGTGGCTGAGCCCTGGTTGGACTGTCTCCTTCAAGAGTTCTACAACCAG AGTGATGTGGAGAAGCTAGAGGGTCTTCCAGTCACCCCCTTCATGGACCGGGACAAAGTAACCAAACCTTCATCTCAAACAGGCTTCATCAGATTtgtccttctccctctcttcatcgAACTAGCCAACCTCTTCCCCTGCCTGGAG CAACACATTATTGACCCGGTGCGTAAGGCTCTGGACTACtacacagagatggagaaagcCCTGGAGAGGGAGAAGCAGAACCGAGCTCAGAGTGAGAACGGTGCAAAGAGCAAGGAGACGACCGTGGGTACACAGAGCACAGCGGAAAGCCATGCGGAGGCTGGGCCTGACACCTCGAAACCAGACACACAGTAA
- the LOC113172943 gene encoding glycerol kinase-like isoform X3: MEPLIAAIDQGTSSTRFLVFNAKTAELISHHQVEINQSFPKEGWVEEDPKEIMQSVYECMERTCEKLCQLNIDISNIKAVGVTNQRETTLVWDKVTGEPLYNAIVWLDLRTQSTVERLINKAPGRNKNHLKHKTGLPISTYFSAVKLRWLLDNVDEVQQAVLSERAMFGTVDSWIIWCLTGGRNGGVHCTDVSNASRTMLFNIHTLEWDPELCRYFDVPMEILPKVRSSSEIYGWMKAGSLAGVPISGCLGDQSAALVGQMCFKEGQAKNTYGTGCFLLRNTGTKPVVSEHGLLTTVAYKLGKDEPACYALEGSVAIAGAVVRWLKDNMGIVQSSSEIEKLAAAAGTSYGCYFVPAFSGLYAPYWEPSARGIICGLTQFTNRNHLAFAALEAVCFQTREILDAMNQDSGVPLTQLQVDGGMTSNRLLMQLQADILCIP; this comes from the exons ATGGAACCGCTGATTGCTGCTATTGACCAGGGCACGAGCTCGACGAGGTTTCTG GTGTTCAATGCAAAAACAGCAGAACTGATCAGCCACCATCAAGTAGAGATCAACCAGAGTTTCCCCAAAGAAGG ctgggTGGAGGAGGACCCCAAGGAGATAATGCAGTCTGTCTATGAGTGCATGGAGAGGACTTGTGAGAAACTCTGTCAACTCAACATTGACATCTCCAACATAAAAG cGGTGGGAGTGACCAATCAGAGAGAGACAACCCTGGTGTGGGACAAAGTGACCGGCGAGCCACTCTACAATGCTATTG TTTGGTTGGACCTGCGCACACAGTCAACCGTGGAAAGGCTCATCAACAAAGCTCCAGGAAGAAACAAGAACCACCTCAAG CACAAGACAGGCCTTCCCATCAGCACCTACTTCAGTGCAGTGAAGCTGCGTTGGCTGCTGGACAATGTGGATGAGGTGCAGCAGGCAGTGCTGAGTGAACGTGCCATGTTTGGCACAGTAGACTCCTGGATCATCTGG TGCCTGACAGGGGGTAGGAACGGGGGCGTCCACTGCACAGATGTTTCTAATGCCAGTCGCACTATGCTCTTCAACATTCACACCTTGGAATGGGATCCTGAGCTGTGCAG GTACTTTGATGTCCCCATGGAAATCCTCCCCAAAGTCAGAAGCTCCTCGGAAATATACGGCTGGATG AAAGCGGGCTCTCTTGCAGGAGTTCCCATCTCTGGG TGTCTTGGCGACCAGTCAGCTGCTCTAGTAGGTCAGATGTGCTTCAAGGAAGGCCAGGCCAAAAACAC GTATGGGACTGGTTGCTTCCTGCTCAGAAATACAGGCACCAAG CCTGTGGTGTCAGAGCACGGCCTGCTGACCACTGTTGCCTACAAACTGGGAAAGGATGAGCCTGCCTGCTATGCACTCGAG GGTTCAGTGGCCATTGCGGGGGCAGTGGTACGGTGGTTGAAGGACAACATGGGCATCGTGCAGTCTTCCTCAGAGATCG AGAAActagcagctgcagcaggcacGTCTTATGGCTGTTACTTTGTGCCGGCTTTCTCCGGGCTCTATGCCCCCTACTGGGAGCCCAGTGCAAGAGG CATCATCTGTGGGCTCACTCAGTTCACTAACAGGAACCACTTGGCTTTTGCTGCTCTGGAGGCTGTCTGCTTCCAAACCAGAGAG ATCCTTGACGCCATGAACCAGGACAGCGGTGTTCCTCTGACGCAGCTGCAGGTGGATGGAGGCATGACGTCCAACAGATTACTGATGCAGCTGCAGGCTGACATCCTCTGCATTCCT TGA
- the LOC113172943 gene encoding glycerol kinase-like isoform X1 gives MEPLIAAIDQGTSSTRFLVFNAKTAELISHHQVEINQSFPKEGWVEEDPKEIMQSVYECMERTCEKLCQLNIDISNIKAVGVTNQRETTLVWDKVTGEPLYNAIVWLDLRTQSTVERLINKAPGRNKNHLKHKTGLPISTYFSAVKLRWLLDNVDEVQQAVLSERAMFGTVDSWIIWCLTGGRNGGVHCTDVSNASRTMLFNIHTLEWDPELCRYFDVPMEILPKVRSSSEIYGWMKAGSLAGVPISGCLGDQSAALVGQMCFKEGQAKNTYGTGCFLLRNTGTKPVVSEHGLLTTVAYKLGKDEPACYALEGSVAIAGAVVRWLKDNMGIVQSSSEIEKLAAAAGTSYGCYFVPAFSGLYAPYWEPSARGIICGLTQFTNRNHLAFAALEAVCFQTREILDAMNQDSGVPLTQLQVDGGMTSNRLLMQLQADILCIPVVRPTMSETSALGAAMAAGAAEGVEVWNLSPDHLPHVSSEKYDPQINSDESEFRFARWKKAVQKAMNWETTEPCCNTNGLGKKMNGSPWGVPPTPPPTRVDP, from the exons ATGGAACCGCTGATTGCTGCTATTGACCAGGGCACGAGCTCGACGAGGTTTCTG GTGTTCAATGCAAAAACAGCAGAACTGATCAGCCACCATCAAGTAGAGATCAACCAGAGTTTCCCCAAAGAAGG ctgggTGGAGGAGGACCCCAAGGAGATAATGCAGTCTGTCTATGAGTGCATGGAGAGGACTTGTGAGAAACTCTGTCAACTCAACATTGACATCTCCAACATAAAAG cGGTGGGAGTGACCAATCAGAGAGAGACAACCCTGGTGTGGGACAAAGTGACCGGCGAGCCACTCTACAATGCTATTG TTTGGTTGGACCTGCGCACACAGTCAACCGTGGAAAGGCTCATCAACAAAGCTCCAGGAAGAAACAAGAACCACCTCAAG CACAAGACAGGCCTTCCCATCAGCACCTACTTCAGTGCAGTGAAGCTGCGTTGGCTGCTGGACAATGTGGATGAGGTGCAGCAGGCAGTGCTGAGTGAACGTGCCATGTTTGGCACAGTAGACTCCTGGATCATCTGG TGCCTGACAGGGGGTAGGAACGGGGGCGTCCACTGCACAGATGTTTCTAATGCCAGTCGCACTATGCTCTTCAACATTCACACCTTGGAATGGGATCCTGAGCTGTGCAG GTACTTTGATGTCCCCATGGAAATCCTCCCCAAAGTCAGAAGCTCCTCGGAAATATACGGCTGGATG AAAGCGGGCTCTCTTGCAGGAGTTCCCATCTCTGGG TGTCTTGGCGACCAGTCAGCTGCTCTAGTAGGTCAGATGTGCTTCAAGGAAGGCCAGGCCAAAAACAC GTATGGGACTGGTTGCTTCCTGCTCAGAAATACAGGCACCAAG CCTGTGGTGTCAGAGCACGGCCTGCTGACCACTGTTGCCTACAAACTGGGAAAGGATGAGCCTGCCTGCTATGCACTCGAG GGTTCAGTGGCCATTGCGGGGGCAGTGGTACGGTGGTTGAAGGACAACATGGGCATCGTGCAGTCTTCCTCAGAGATCG AGAAActagcagctgcagcaggcacGTCTTATGGCTGTTACTTTGTGCCGGCTTTCTCCGGGCTCTATGCCCCCTACTGGGAGCCCAGTGCAAGAGG CATCATCTGTGGGCTCACTCAGTTCACTAACAGGAACCACTTGGCTTTTGCTGCTCTGGAGGCTGTCTGCTTCCAAACCAGAGAG ATCCTTGACGCCATGAACCAGGACAGCGGTGTTCCTCTGACGCAGCTGCAGGTGGATGGAGGCATGACGTCCAACAGATTACTGATGCAGCTGCAGGCTGACATCCTCTGCATTCCTGTAG TGAGACCCACTATGTCGGAGACCTCAGCTCTGGGTGCAGCCATGGCAGCGGGGGCTGCAGAGGGGGTGGAAGTGTGGAACCTCAGCCCCGACCACCTTCCACACGTTTCTTCTGAGAAGTATGACCCTCAGATCAACTCTGATG AGAGCGAGTTTCGGTTTGCTCGTTGGAAGAAGGCCGTCCAGAAGGCCATGAACTGGGAGACCACAGAGCCTTGCTGCAACACCAACG GTTTAGGAAAGAAGATGAACGGTTCCCCCTGGGGGGTCCCTCCAACCCCTCCCCCCACCAGAGTGGACCCCTAA
- the LOC113172943 gene encoding glycerol kinase-like isoform X2 yields the protein MEPLIAAIDQGTSSTRFLVFNAKTAELISHHQVEINQSFPKEGWVEEDPKEIMQSVYECMERTCEKLCQLNIDISNIKAVGVTNQRETTLVWDKVTGEPLYNAIVWLDLRTQSTVERLINKAPGRNKNHLKHKTGLPISTYFSAVKLRWLLDNVDEVQQAVLSERAMFGTVDSWIIWCLTGGRNGGVHCTDVSNASRTMLFNIHTLEWDPELCRYFDVPMEILPKVRSSSEIYGWMKAGSLAGVPISGCLGDQSAALVGQMCFKEGQAKNTYGTGCFLLRNTGTKPVVSEHGLLTTVAYKLGKDEPACYALEGSVAIAGAVVRWLKDNMGIVQSSSEIEKLAAAAGTSYGCYFVPAFSGLYAPYWEPSARGIICGLTQFTNRNHLAFAALEAVCFQTREILDAMNQDSGVPLTQLQVDGGMTSNRLLMQLQADILCIPVVRPTMSETSALGAAMAAGAAEGVEVWNLSPDHLPHVSSEKYDPQINSDESEFRFARWKKAVQKAMNWETTEPCCNTNDHQH from the exons ATGGAACCGCTGATTGCTGCTATTGACCAGGGCACGAGCTCGACGAGGTTTCTG GTGTTCAATGCAAAAACAGCAGAACTGATCAGCCACCATCAAGTAGAGATCAACCAGAGTTTCCCCAAAGAAGG ctgggTGGAGGAGGACCCCAAGGAGATAATGCAGTCTGTCTATGAGTGCATGGAGAGGACTTGTGAGAAACTCTGTCAACTCAACATTGACATCTCCAACATAAAAG cGGTGGGAGTGACCAATCAGAGAGAGACAACCCTGGTGTGGGACAAAGTGACCGGCGAGCCACTCTACAATGCTATTG TTTGGTTGGACCTGCGCACACAGTCAACCGTGGAAAGGCTCATCAACAAAGCTCCAGGAAGAAACAAGAACCACCTCAAG CACAAGACAGGCCTTCCCATCAGCACCTACTTCAGTGCAGTGAAGCTGCGTTGGCTGCTGGACAATGTGGATGAGGTGCAGCAGGCAGTGCTGAGTGAACGTGCCATGTTTGGCACAGTAGACTCCTGGATCATCTGG TGCCTGACAGGGGGTAGGAACGGGGGCGTCCACTGCACAGATGTTTCTAATGCCAGTCGCACTATGCTCTTCAACATTCACACCTTGGAATGGGATCCTGAGCTGTGCAG GTACTTTGATGTCCCCATGGAAATCCTCCCCAAAGTCAGAAGCTCCTCGGAAATATACGGCTGGATG AAAGCGGGCTCTCTTGCAGGAGTTCCCATCTCTGGG TGTCTTGGCGACCAGTCAGCTGCTCTAGTAGGTCAGATGTGCTTCAAGGAAGGCCAGGCCAAAAACAC GTATGGGACTGGTTGCTTCCTGCTCAGAAATACAGGCACCAAG CCTGTGGTGTCAGAGCACGGCCTGCTGACCACTGTTGCCTACAAACTGGGAAAGGATGAGCCTGCCTGCTATGCACTCGAG GGTTCAGTGGCCATTGCGGGGGCAGTGGTACGGTGGTTGAAGGACAACATGGGCATCGTGCAGTCTTCCTCAGAGATCG AGAAActagcagctgcagcaggcacGTCTTATGGCTGTTACTTTGTGCCGGCTTTCTCCGGGCTCTATGCCCCCTACTGGGAGCCCAGTGCAAGAGG CATCATCTGTGGGCTCACTCAGTTCACTAACAGGAACCACTTGGCTTTTGCTGCTCTGGAGGCTGTCTGCTTCCAAACCAGAGAG ATCCTTGACGCCATGAACCAGGACAGCGGTGTTCCTCTGACGCAGCTGCAGGTGGATGGAGGCATGACGTCCAACAGATTACTGATGCAGCTGCAGGCTGACATCCTCTGCATTCCTGTAG TGAGACCCACTATGTCGGAGACCTCAGCTCTGGGTGCAGCCATGGCAGCGGGGGCTGCAGAGGGGGTGGAAGTGTGGAACCTCAGCCCCGACCACCTTCCACACGTTTCTTCTGAGAAGTATGACCCTCAGATCAACTCTGATG AGAGCGAGTTTCGGTTTGCTCGTTGGAAGAAGGCCGTCCAGAAGGCCATGAACTGGGAGACCACAGAGCCTTGCTGCAACACCAACG ATCACCAGCACTAA